The DNA segment GGATCAGCCCGATCCTGATCTGGCGCTGCTGCACTGGCGGCAGCTGGTCGAGCGGCTGGATGCCGGACAGCATTATGCAACCCTGGCAAGTCAGCCCAAGCGTATGGAGATACTGTTCGGATTGTTCGGGGTAAGCCGGTTCCTGTCGGATATCCTGATTCAGCACCCGGGCTTTTTTGACTGGGTGACCGAACCGGCAACCGTAGCCCGCGTCCGGAGCCTGGATGAGCTGACCTCAGCCTTGCGGCATGATGTGGAGACAGGGTTGGCTCAGGATCCACCGGTCTCTGCCCGTGATTCGCTGCGCTTGTTTCGCAAACGGGAGATGGTCCGTATCGGCACCCGGGATCTGCAGATTGCGGTTCCGCTCAAGTACACCCTTGCCGAGATCTCCAACCTTGCCCAGGCAGTAGTCGGAGTAGGGGTGGAGAACGTCTGGCAGCAGCGCGGACGGGTTGCCGGCGCTGCTCCTGGCAGTTCTGCAGCTGACCCCGATAACTTTTGCGTGCTGGCCTTTGGCAAGTTCGGCGGTGGCGAGCTGAACTACAGCTCCGACATCGATCTGGTCGCCATCTATCGTCCCTCGGGGGATACCCGCAGCGAGCTGGAGCAGCAGGAGTACACTGCAGTGGTCAGGGCAATCGTAGCCGAACTGAATGAATACACATCCGAGGGATATGCCTATCGAGTAGATCTACGGCTGCGACCGTTCGGAGCCTCCGGGGATGTGGTGTGGTCCCTGCCGCGGATACTCCAGTACTATCGACGGGATGCCTCGCTATGGGAGTTTCAGGCCATGCTCAAGCTGCGACCAGTTGCCGGCAGCCTGGATCTGGGGGAGCAGTTTCTGTATCAGGTGCGCCAGATGCTGCCTGGGCCCGATCGCAAGCAGGAAATCGTGCACACTATTAAAACCATGCGCGAGGAGGCCGTGCAGCAGTATCGCAGCAAACAGCTGCGATTGCGCCCGTCCACCGATGCTGCCTCCCGGAATCAGGCCCTGGCAGCAGCACTGGGCGAGCTGCCATCTACCGATATCAAAAACGGCACGGGTGGTATCCGTGACATCGAATTCCTGGTGCAGGGACTGCAGCTGCTGAATTGCTGCCGGTCCGAGGAAATCATGACCGGCAATACCCTGGAGGCACTGCGCAGACTGGCAAATGCCGGTGTGCTGCCCCAGGACAGTGCGGTGGCGCTGGCCGAGCATTATGTCTTTCTGCGTCGGCTGGAACATCTGCTGCAGATTTTCGAGGACCGTCAGGTACATGGCTTGCCCCCGGATGAGCGGGCACTGAGCAGGCTGGCGCGCAAATGTGCCGGCCCGCAGGCCGGTCCGGTTGAATTGCTGCAGCTGGTGGCGGGGCATATGGTCGATGTACGTAGGTTATACGAAGATTTCCTACAATAATGTAGCCAAATAAAAAATACTTTACATTGTTGTATGTAACTACTATATTTCCGGTAACACAACCACGGCAGGTATAAGGAGAGGATTATGACTGCTCAGGAAATTATGAAGATGATTCGCGAGAACGATGTCAAGTACATCGACCTCCAGTTCGGCGATATGTTCGGCAGACTGAACCACACAACCTTTTTGGCTAAAAACTTCGATGCTGATCAGATCGAAAGCGGTATTCCATTCGATGGATCTTCGATCCGTGCCTGGAAATCAATCGAGAAGTCCGACATGATCTTCCGACCGGATCCGCGAACCGCATTTATCGACCCCTTTCGCGAACAGACCACCCTGGTCATGTTTGGCGATATCTGGGAGCCGCGCACCAACGAACGCTATGATCGCGCGCCGCGCAACATCGCCCACAAGGCTGTTGAATACATGAAGAGCCTTGGGCTCGGCGACCAGATCTTTTTTGGTCCGGAACCCGAGTTCTTTATCTTTGACAGCGTGCGTGTTGGCACCAGCCCGCAGAGCTCGTTCTATGAGATCGAAACCATCGAGGGCCCCTGGACAATGGGCGAGGACGGACACAACCTGGGGCACAAAATCAAGCACAAGGCCGGGTACTTTCCCGCAACACCCCAGGATACCCAGATGGATCTGCGCTCCGAGATTACCTCGCACATGGAGGATATGGGTATCACGGTATACCTGCATCACCATGAGGTCGGCACCGCACAGGGCGAGATCGGTATCAAGTTCGGCGACATTATTACTGCCGGGGACCTGGTACACAAGTACAAGTATGCTGTAAAGAATACCGCATACAAGTACGGCAAGACTGCAACCTTTATGCCCAAGCCGATGTTCATGGACAACGGCAGCGGGATGCATGTCCATGCATCCATCTGGAAGGACGGCGAGAACCTGTTTGCCGGCGATGGCTATGCCAACCTGAGCCAGACCGCTCTGTATGCTATCGGCGGACTGTTAAAGCATGGTCGTGCCATACAGGCCTTTACCAACCCTACCGCCAACTCCTATCGGCGTCTGGTTCCGGGATATGAGGCCCCGGTCAAGCTGGCCTACAGTGCGACCAACCGTTCGGCTGCGGTTCGTATCCCGTATGTCGACAATGACAAGGCTCGTCGCTTCGAGTTCCGCTGTGGCGATGCCAGTGGTTCGGCCTATCTGAACTTTGCCGCAATGACCATGGCCATGATTGACGGCATCCGCAATAAAATCGATCCGGGCGCTGCCCTGGATAAAAACCTGTACGATCTGCCGCCGGAAGAGGCTGCTGCTATCCCCAGCACCTGCCCGACCCTGGAAGAGGCAATCGACGAAATGCTGCGCGACAAAGACTGGCTGACAGCCGGTGATGTATTCACCGACGAGTTTATCGAGGCCTACGTCGGATATCGCCGCGAAGAGGAAGTCGAGCCGATCAAGCTGCAGCCGACTCCCCTTGAATTCGAGCTGTACTACGACGTGTAAGCGTCGCAGGACATGGAGATCCTCACCTCCTGGCGGCCGTCCGAATGGGCGGTCGCCATTTTTTCAGGGGGCTTCGATGGTGATGTTGATCTCGTCCTGATAGGTGCCGGCAGCAGGCAGTTCTGTATACGGGAGAATCTCCAGCTGCAGTGTATGAGTTCTGCCATTGCTTCCGGTTGGCGCCAGGCTGGCAGCAGCGGTGACAGGGGTTCCACTGGCAAGATCGACAGGGCTTCCGTCAAACCGGAATCTGTAGGCAACCGTGTCACCACTTATTGATTCACGGAGGTTGGCAGCGTTTTGGCTCTGTACCAGAACGTTGTAGGGAGTATTGGCCAGTACCCCGAGATCTACCTGTTGTGCGGTGTGTGGCAGCAGGTTTTCAAAGTTCAGTTCATAGAATGTACTCCCACTGCCATACCCGCTGCCGGCAGGGGTGATCTGCATGTCGATTACCTCGTCCATATCGATTCTGAGGTTGATTATGCTGTCGTCTGCAAGCTGGCCAGTATCCTGGGTACCGATATACAGTTCAAGCACCGGGGAATCTTCGTAGCGTCCCGCCATTGGGAGCTGTCCCGGCAACAGTCGGAAAACAAGATCGTATTCCCGAACCTGCCATTGATTACCGGATGCCGGAAAACTCCCGTTGATACGGTAGCTGTCTGACAGCGGTTGCCCGGTGGCTGCATCCAGAATCTGGTACTCCAGCGAGGCGCTGCCCTGCTGATGTTGCGCAGACCGGATGCTACTGCCGGGTGAGACGGTAAGCGTATAGTCGGTAGCAGCTTGCCGATGACGAATAGTTACGGTACGGGTAATCTCTACCGGTGCGGAAACGCTGTAGTTGCCGGTGACAGGGCGACCTGGATTGCCACGAAACTCAAGTGTCTGTCCGGGAAGTGAGACCGCGGTAAGGAGCAAAGCCACGGTCAGTACTCCAGCGAGGGTACGGTTACTCAACATAAACTGCCTCCAGGTGATATCTGCCCGAGGCATCCTCGGGTATAGTGAAGGTGCCGCTTCTGCCATCGTTCAGCTCTATTCTGTACATTCCAGGAACCAGGTCATACAGCTCCAGCTCGCCCTGGCGGTTGGAGAAAAAGCGTTCGCCGTGCTCCGGGAGTGAGGGATGTACTGGGGATTCATAATGGAACACCCGACCTGCTGCCAGTGGCAGCAGATCTCCGCTGCTTTTCCGCAGTGAAGTCGCCAGGACAACCGTTGCGGGGGACCCGAGCATGATCCGGATACCTTGCTGTACTCCCGGCTGAATGATAAATCTATGGGTGCCAAAAGAATATCCCTCGGGGAGATCCGGCGCATCAGGATACAGGGAATAATATCCGTAGGGGCGAAGGTTGGATATAATCCCGGTTCCCCATGGCCAAATTCGGGTGTTTCCCCGCCCGGATTCGGTAGAGAGGCTTACCTGCTTGTCGTGAAATCCGGGATGCGGTACCGCTATGACAAATGCTCCGCGATTGGGGCGAGTTGCCGCAATCGCACCATCGGCATACGCCAGGCCGGTACCAAACCCGAGGTTTGCTTCCCGTACAGAGCCGTGTCCGGATTGATGCCGGCTCCAGCGACCACTCAAATCTCCTTCGAAAACTGATGACCGCAATCGCAGCGATGCACCCGCTGCTGGAGCCAAATGGCCTGGATCATCAGGACTGCTCAGCTGTGGGTTTTGCAGGTTGGTCGAGGCATAGATCGAGGTATCATGACCTTCGTACACCGGCATGCCCGCTGAAATAGCATTGCTGCCTTCCCTTATATCCTGATAAACGCTCACCGTGGGACGCCGGCCCTCTTCGGATCCTGGTGAGTAGCTATAGTGGATACCCAGGCGAGGTTCAGGCGGTGAATCAGGATACACCTGGACAGAACCGCGTATCGATAAATTTGCGCCGCGATCATGGCGGGAATAGGCGGTAAGTGATAACAGCACCATATCAGATGCGGGTTCACGTCTCAGACTACCGCGGATAGTCGCGGCTAGACCCAGGTTCGGGCTCAGATTCTGGCCAACACTGGTAAATATGGAGATGTGTTCCCGGTTCCCCGGGTTCTCAATTGGTGACGGTGTCCTTAGCCGCGGGCCAAGCAACCGCGCCCCGGCATGTATTCGTGGAAGTTGTGGGTTGCCGGAGAACTGAAGTTGATACTCGAACTGAGCGGCTGTGTCTAGGTCCCAGTCGGCATCAAAATGGCTTGCTAGGGTGAGCTGCAGGTTTCCGGCCGGTGCGGCAATCAATCCTGTCAGGGAGGCCAGCTGCTCGTATCGGGAAGTCACCAGGCCGCTGCCAATCGTCACGCGTGGTGATATGCCATAGTGATAATTTCCGCCAACAACAGGAAAATCGGTGTGCTGCCGTAGTACACCAGCAGCGGCAGAAAATTGCTGTGTTCCTGGTGATAACAGGCTGGGAAAGCCAAAGCGTCGATGCTCATGCCGCTCGGTACGATTGAGGTCGTCGGTTATCTCGATTGTTACAGTTGTGCGTCCGGCCGGGAGAGGGATATCTTCTATACGGTACGGTCCTGCTTGCAGCTCAAGCTTGTCTACTTCCTGATTATCGACCAGTATCCGGATGATAGACGGGCGCTGTAGAAAAATATCAATACTGCCCATGCTGCTGGTAACCTGGAACGGGGAAAGGCTGTCATCCCGCCGAATTGCAATACCGTACATCCGAGGAGCACCGGAGGTAATGCCGATCGGTGGTAGTGATACCGTGCCAGCATCGACGCTCAGTAGCCATGGGGGGTAATCATAGCGCAGGTAGAGATCCTCGGCAGCAGCCGGAGCAGCGGTTGTTGAGTCAAGCACAGTGGAACCGTACAGATGCAGATAGCTGGTCAGCGGCTGGATCTCCCAGGTGAGCCCCGATGCCAACCCGACAGCCAGTGAATGCGTCTCGGTTTCTGCCGCTGAGTCATAGCGTATGCCTGCTGTTCCTTCTATATTCAGAAAACTGCTGAGGATAGCCCCCGGGGTAAGCTGGTCAGTTGGCGGATAACTGCTTTGGTGTAACGAAACACCGGTGACTGGCTGGGTTCCTTGCTGAGGCCGGATACGGAGCACGGCGTTTTCTTCGTCGAATACTACCGGTAAACCGGCATTATCAAGGTGTCGTAGAGGTATGAACTCTGGGTGATCGGGCAGTTGCTGGAGAATTTCCGGGAGGATGTAGTCCTCGAGGCTGGAAATAAGCGAGCTATGCACCGCATGCGGTGTGTACTCAACCGGATCAATCAGTATCGATACATCTCGGAGATAGGTATTGTGCAGGTAGACAGGCAGCTGTACGACCGCAGACTCTGCTGCTGCCA comes from the Spirochaeta africana DSM 8902 genome and includes:
- a CDS encoding fimbria/pilus outer membrane usher protein, which codes for MHSSLISSLEDYILPEILQQLPDHPEFIPLRHLDNAGLPVVFDEENAVLRIRPQQGTQPVTGVSLHQSSYPPTDQLTPGAILSSFLNIEGTAGIRYDSAAETETHSLAVGLASGLTWEIQPLTSYLHLYGSTVLDSTTAAPAAAEDLYLRYDYPPWLLSVDAGTVSLPPIGITSGAPRMYGIAIRRDDSLSPFQVTSSMGSIDIFLQRPSIIRILVDNQEVDKLELQAGPYRIEDIPLPAGRTTVTIEITDDLNRTERHEHRRFGFPSLLSPGTQQFSAAAGVLRQHTDFPVVGGNYHYGISPRVTIGSGLVTSRYEQLASLTGLIAAPAGNLQLTLASHFDADWDLDTAAQFEYQLQFSGNPQLPRIHAGARLLGPRLRTPSPIENPGNREHISIFTSVGQNLSPNLGLAATIRGSLRREPASDMVLLSLTAYSRHDRGANLSIRGSVQVYPDSPPEPRLGIHYSYSPGSEEGRRPTVSVYQDIREGSNAISAGMPVYEGHDTSIYASTNLQNPQLSSPDDPGHLAPAAGASLRLRSSVFEGDLSGRWSRHQSGHGSVREANLGFGTGLAYADGAIAATRPNRGAFVIAVPHPGFHDKQVSLSTESGRGNTRIWPWGTGIISNLRPYGYYSLYPDAPDLPEGYSFGTHRFIIQPGVQQGIRIMLGSPATVVLATSLRKSSGDLLPLAAGRVFHYESPVHPSLPEHGERFFSNRQGELELYDLVPGMYRIELNDGRSGTFTIPEDASGRYHLEAVYVE
- the glnA gene encoding type I glutamate--ammonia ligase gives rise to the protein MTAQEIMKMIRENDVKYIDLQFGDMFGRLNHTTFLAKNFDADQIESGIPFDGSSIRAWKSIEKSDMIFRPDPRTAFIDPFREQTTLVMFGDIWEPRTNERYDRAPRNIAHKAVEYMKSLGLGDQIFFGPEPEFFIFDSVRVGTSPQSSFYEIETIEGPWTMGEDGHNLGHKIKHKAGYFPATPQDTQMDLRSEITSHMEDMGITVYLHHHEVGTAQGEIGIKFGDIITAGDLVHKYKYAVKNTAYKYGKTATFMPKPMFMDNGSGMHVHASIWKDGENLFAGDGYANLSQTALYAIGGLLKHGRAIQAFTNPTANSYRRLVPGYEAPVKLAYSATNRSAAVRIPYVDNDKARRFEFRCGDASGSAYLNFAAMTMAMIDGIRNKIDPGAALDKNLYDLPPEEAAAIPSTCPTLEEAIDEMLRDKDWLTAGDVFTDEFIEAYVGYRREEEVEPIKLQPTPLEFELYYDV